Within the Mucilaginibacter sp. CSA2-8R genome, the region AGTTGCAAGCTCCTAACAGAGATGCGCTGCCCGCAAGTGCCATTATTAAAATAACTTTTTTCATTAATGTGTTTTTAGATGTTAAACTAACAGAGATAGGCTTTATCTTAATTTTTGCGCCAATATACAAATAACACCGCGTTTGGTTAAGCAAAAAAGCACACCACTATGGGTGTGCTTTTCATTAAAAACTATTTTAATTATGCTTTTTGACGCTCTTCGTCGCGCAAAGCCTTCACTTTGTCATGAGCAGCACGTAAAGTTACATTTTGCTCAGTAAGTATATCTTTAATGTAAGCCGGCAAGTGCTCTTCCTCCAATGCTGTTTTATAAGCTTTTTGAGTAGCGTCTTCGCCAAACTCACACTCTTCTAAAACACTTTTTTCACTGTTGCCGGTAAAAAACGCTTTTACGTTTAACCAGGTACGGTGTATGCCACCACTGTTTGAGGTAGTATTTTCGATATCTTTATGGTAGGTCTGTACTTCTGTAGCTAATGCCAGTTTAAACTTGTGGCTGTCGCCAATAAAGCTGGTAAACAGTTGCTTTAACTCAGCATCACCTTCCGGTGTATCTTTGATCGCTTTTTCATAACCTTGAATACGGTCATTATGTATTTTGATCAAATCGTTTAACGTTTCTACGGTTTGCTCTGTATTTTCCATGGTTTTGTTGTTATGATCGGATTGAAAATAATTTGTTACTCTTATACGTTATTGCTGCCACCGCCTCTAAACATCGAAAGGATCCACCAAATTAAGGCAACAACAATAACAATACCTATAATAGCAGTATAAGCGCCTGCTTTAAATATAGTGCCGATGGCCTCACAACTGCTTAAAGACATTACTAAGCCGATAAGCATTACATAATTTAATTTTTTCATAGTAGATGTATGTTTTTTGTAGATGCATATAAAATAAAGAACCTGCAATTTTTGTTTTGCAGGTTCTTTATTTTATAAAGGTTTTATTTATTAAAAGCGTCTTTTAATTGGCTTGCAGCATAGCTTAAAGCTTCTTTAGCTTCAGGAACCAAAGCTCCCATGCCAAAAAATTCATGTGTTACGCCGTCATATACTTTACGGTCAACCGTTACACCGGCCGCCTTCAGTTTGCTTTCCAGCATTTCGCCATCGCTTTGTAATGGGTCAAGTTCAGCGTTAATAATGGTAAATGATGGCAAGCCTTTTAAGTTGGCAGCTACCAAATTTAAGCGTGGATCTTTAGCTTCGGCCATGGTGTTGGTATAATTTTTAGTAAACCACATCATCATGGCTTTGTCCAAAGGTTTAGCCTCAATATATTTGTTATATGAAGCGCTAAACATATCCGCGCTTGCTATCGGATAAACGCTAACAACATGCAGTGGAGCCTGGATCTTTTTATCGCGGGCCATGATGGCTACGTTAGTGGCCAAATTACCACCAGCGCTCTCACCTACTACTGCAATCTTTTTCGGATCGCCTTTAATAGACGCAGCGTTGTTTAATACCCATTGGTATGCAGCAAACGAATCATTATGCGCAACCGGGAAACGATGTTCTGGCGCTAAACGGTAAGCGACAGATACTACAACGGCACCAACCTGATCTGATAATGCTTTAGCCGAAGAATCGTATACATCAATGTTAGCAATTACAAAACCGCCACCATGATAGTACACAATTACCGGGAGCGGGCCTGTTGCACCCTGCGGTGTATACACCCTGATGTGCACATTACCACCGTTTACGGGTATCTCTTTACCCATGGTATCTACTTTCATCACCGGCATCGGGATGTTGTATTCTTTCATCAAATCTTTGACCGCGTCAGTCGGTGTATGATTTTTACGGGCTTGCACTGCAGTAAGCTGCGGAATAGGTTTATCTCCGTAGCTGGCCAGTTTTTCTATAACGGCCTGCATTTGAGGTTTAATATCACTTCCCCAAGCTGGTTTTGGACCTTTGGGCTTTACATCATCCGGGTTGCCCCCTTTATTTGCTACGTCAGTGGTTTGGGTGGTGGTTACACTACTGTCAACAGATGTACTGTCTGAACTTGTTGTGTTTTTGTTTGATGAGTCACACGCGGTAACCCCAAATACGGCAGCAACAGCTAACGATGCTAAACACTGCCTTGCAGAGCTTGAGCTAATAAAATTAAAATGGTTTTTCATAAGTATTATATCTGTGAAACCAACACCATTTTGGTTATATTGTTGGTGTTACAGTTATAAAATATTGCTGTGATGATATTTTATAACTGTAAGTTTTAAAGAGTAGATTTTAAGGTATCATTTACTAGATGCTTAGCTGTATTAAGCGAAATCTTGTTATTGCCATTCAATAACTTCATCACCGCCGACGACACTAATCCACCAGTTAGATAATAAAGAACGGCTAAAACTTGTGTCTCGCGAGATTTATTGCTGTGTTTTTCGTTTAGGCCCATAGGCTTTGGTAAAAGAACCGCTCCCAACCCTGCAGCTAAACCCGATGCAGCCCCTTTTAGAACTGTTTTGTTATCGCCTATGCCCGCCATACTATAATAAATGCTGTTGCTGATGATGTCGCCACCCATAGTCATATAGTAAAGCTTTTTACCTACCGGTGGTTCAATACCCGCTTTATCCAACAACTTTGTTAAAGACTCCATACCTAACAAATCCATACGGGGTGCTTCTGTGTCGTTCTTTTTAATCAGTTGGTGCAATACGGTTACTGCACAAGCACCGGCTAAACCGCCTAATAATGCATTCAATACTTTCATAGTATGTTTTTTTGTTTAAGGTTTAGCCGGGCATTTTGTTCGTTAGCGTTATTTAATTTTTATACTTGCAGCCTTAGCTTTAAAGAAAATATGGCTTTATTAGAAGTAAAAGATGCTACACTCCGCATGCAGCAGCATACATTACTGCATAATCTCAATATTACTATTAACCAAGGCGAGCATTGGCTAATTACGGGCAGCAGCGGCTCGGGAAAAACCATTTTGCTCAATGTATTTGCCGGCTTACTTAAACCTGTAAGCGGCTTGGTAACTACCGGTATTGATCAAAAGCATCTTGGCAAGGGTATATTATTAGTAACGGCCAAACATCACTTTAAAGACACAACCAACACCAGCAACCTGTATTATCAGCAGCGTTACAACTCGCAGGATGCTGATCAAACCGTCACTGTGTTACAGTACCTGCAATCAAAAACAATAGAAACTACTGGGTTCTGGACGGTTGACCGGGTTATTAATTTATTGATGCTCAACAAACTCGCAGATAAATCACTCATTAAGTTATCCAATGGCGAAACTAAACGCTTAAGGTTAGCTTCGGCATTGCTGGCTCATCCTGCTATTTTATTGTTAGATGATCCGTTGGCTGGCCTGGATTACGATACTCAGCAACATTTCGGCAGCCTGTTGCGAAAGATTATTAGCAGCGGAATTACCATTATCATGGCGGGCAGCGGTTTCGAAATACCATCGGTTATTACTCATGTAGCCATAATGGAACAGGGCACCGTCACTCAAACACTACCAGCCAGCCAGTTTACACCACCGCAGCAACGCAACACTTCTGCAGCGTCACTAAACTTATTGTCTGAGTTATTAAAAAACAATAAAACAACTAGTTATAGTCAGATGGTTAACATGGAAAATGTTAACATAAGGTATGGTGACGTAAATGTATTAACCGATGTTAACTGGACGGTTAAGCCTGGCGACCGCTGGGCATTGTTTGGTCATAACGGCGCCGGTAAATCATCTTTGTTAAGTTTAATTAACGGCGACAACCCGCAGGCTTATGCTAACCACATTATATTATTTGATCGCAAACGAGGAAGCGGCGAGAGTATTTGGGAGATTAAACGTAAAATTGGATTTCTTTCTCCGGAGTTTTACCAGTACTTCCCGACAGACCAGTCGGCACTTCAGGTGGTTGAGTCTGGCTACTACGATACACAGGGATTGTTTAGACCAAGCCAGCCGGCAAAAGCAGAAAAAGCAATGGACTGGCTTAAAGCTTTGCAAATTGAGCAGTATGCCAGGCACAGATTAAAGAATATGCCTGCCAGTGCGCAAAGGCTTTGTTTGCTTGCCCGTGCACTTATTAAATTGCCCGACTTGTTGATTCTTGATGAACCATGCCAGGGCCTAGACAAACAACAGCGGGTACATTTTAACCAATTGATTGATGCTATTGTTGAACAAACCGGATTAACATTAATTTACGTAACGCACTACATCCACGAATTGCCGGACAGCATCAACAAAGTAATTACTTTGCAAGAGGGCCGCATTCACAGCATTCAGGAAAAGTAAATTACTATCACTATCATATCATATTGCCGGCCATCACTTAGATTTATTGCCATTATCGCTTAATGCCCTTATCTTTGTACATGAGTACTGCCGATCTACTGCAACGTGCACTTCAGTTTGATTTTTTGAGCATGGAAGAAGGCGTTTATTTATACCACAACGCTTCTACTCCCGAGCTGATGTATACCGCCAACGAACTTCGTAAAATACAGGTTCCGCATGGCAAGGTTACCTGGCAAATTGACCGCAACGTAAACACCACCAACGTTTGTATCGCTAATTGCAAGTTTTGTAACTTTTTCCGCCGGCCAGGGCATGCGGATAGTTATATCACCGACATTGAAACGTACAAGCAAAAGATAGAAGAAACTTTCCGTTACGGCGGAGATCAGCTTTTGCTGCAGGGTGGTCACCATCCCGATTTGGGTTTGGCTTTTTATGTCGACTTATTTAAGCAGTTAAAAGAACTTTATCCAACACTAAAACTGCACTCGCTTGGCCCGCCCGAAATTGCGCACGTGTCCAAATTAGAAGGTATGAGCCACCTTGATGTGCTAACTGCGTTGAAAGAAGCAGGCCTTGACTCGCTACCGGGTGCAGGCGCCGAGATACTGAACGACCGGGTACGCCGTTTAATATCCAAAGGCAAGTGCGGTGGCCAGGAGTGGTTGGATGTGATGCGAGCCGCGCATAAAATAGATCTGCCTACATCAGCAACGATGATGTTTGGTCACGTGGAAACCATTGAGGAACGATTTGAGCATTTAGTTTGGATTCGTGAGGTGCAATCAGAAAAACCGGAAGGACATTATGGTTTTACCGCATTTATCCCATGGCCATTTCAGGATGATGGAACGCTGCTAAGAAAAGTAAGAGGCATTACTAATAACGTTACCGGCGATGAATACCTGCGCATGATTGCCTTAAGCCGTATTATGCTGCCTAACGTGAAAAATATACAAGCCTCCTGGTTAACCGTTGGTAAACAGGTAGCACAGCTGTGTTTACATGCCGGTGCCAACGACTTTGGCTCCATTATGATTGAAGAAAACGTTGTATCAGCCGCGGGAGCACCTCACCGCTTTACTGCGCAAGGCATTCAAAATTCCATCCGGGAAGCCGGTTTTGAGCCCCAATTACGCAACCAGCGTTACCAGTGGCGCGAAATGCCAGAGCAACTGGAAGAGCAAGTAATTAACTATTAAAGGATATCGAAAGTAATGAGGAAAGCTGCCTTGAGAAGATCAAAGCGGCCTTCCTCATTTAAAAAGCTGCAACTATACTCTAATAGGTTAATTAAAGAACTGGGATTTAACAAAAAAGGGCACTACGATGAGTGCCCTTTAAATTTAAGTTTATATCAGTATTTTAGAACGTAAAATCCTCTTCAGTTGCACCGGCTACACCGGCGGCTTTGGTTATTTCG harbors:
- a CDS encoding PA2169 family four-helix-bundle protein; this translates as MENTEQTVETLNDLIKIHNDRIQGYEKAIKDTPEGDAELKQLFTSFIGDSHKFKLALATEVQTYHKDIENTTSNSGGIHRTWLNVKAFFTGNSEKSVLEECEFGEDATQKAYKTALEEEHLPAYIKDILTEQNVTLRAAHDKVKALRDEERQKA
- a CDS encoding alpha/beta hydrolase translates to MKNHFNFISSSSARQCLASLAVAAVFGVTACDSSNKNTTSSDSTSVDSSVTTTQTTDVANKGGNPDDVKPKGPKPAWGSDIKPQMQAVIEKLASYGDKPIPQLTAVQARKNHTPTDAVKDLMKEYNIPMPVMKVDTMGKEIPVNGGNVHIRVYTPQGATGPLPVIVYYHGGGFVIANIDVYDSSAKALSDQVGAVVVSVAYRLAPEHRFPVAHNDSFAAYQWVLNNAASIKGDPKKIAVVGESAGGNLATNVAIMARDKKIQAPLHVVSVYPIASADMFSASYNKYIEAKPLDKAMMMWFTKNYTNTMAEAKDPRLNLVAANLKGLPSFTIINAELDPLQSDGEMLESKLKAAGVTVDRKVYDGVTHEFFGMGALVPEAKEALSYAASQLKDAFNK
- a CDS encoding ATP-binding cassette domain-containing protein, which gives rise to MALLEVKDATLRMQQHTLLHNLNITINQGEHWLITGSSGSGKTILLNVFAGLLKPVSGLVTTGIDQKHLGKGILLVTAKHHFKDTTNTSNLYYQQRYNSQDADQTVTVLQYLQSKTIETTGFWTVDRVINLLMLNKLADKSLIKLSNGETKRLRLASALLAHPAILLLDDPLAGLDYDTQQHFGSLLRKIISSGITIIMAGSGFEIPSVITHVAIMEQGTVTQTLPASQFTPPQQRNTSAASLNLLSELLKNNKTTSYSQMVNMENVNIRYGDVNVLTDVNWTVKPGDRWALFGHNGAGKSSLLSLINGDNPQAYANHIILFDRKRGSGESIWEIKRKIGFLSPEFYQYFPTDQSALQVVESGYYDTQGLFRPSQPAKAEKAMDWLKALQIEQYARHRLKNMPASAQRLCLLARALIKLPDLLILDEPCQGLDKQQRVHFNQLIDAIVEQTGLTLIYVTHYIHELPDSINKVITLQEGRIHSIQEK
- the mqnC gene encoding cyclic dehypoxanthinyl futalosine synthase, giving the protein MSTADLLQRALQFDFLSMEEGVYLYHNASTPELMYTANELRKIQVPHGKVTWQIDRNVNTTNVCIANCKFCNFFRRPGHADSYITDIETYKQKIEETFRYGGDQLLLQGGHHPDLGLAFYVDLFKQLKELYPTLKLHSLGPPEIAHVSKLEGMSHLDVLTALKEAGLDSLPGAGAEILNDRVRRLISKGKCGGQEWLDVMRAAHKIDLPTSATMMFGHVETIEERFEHLVWIREVQSEKPEGHYGFTAFIPWPFQDDGTLLRKVRGITNNVTGDEYLRMIALSRIMLPNVKNIQASWLTVGKQVAQLCLHAGANDFGSIMIEENVVSAAGAPHRFTAQGIQNSIREAGFEPQLRNQRYQWREMPEQLEEQVINY